In Colletotrichum destructivum chromosome 8, complete sequence, the following proteins share a genomic window:
- a CDS encoding Putative CS domain, HSP20-like chaperone, NudC family translates to MADNNDKPEPTPAEEAAARAKEAEEQSALPYKWQQTIADVDITFSVPGNFKSRDLVIDIKKTKISAGVKGQEPIISGDLSHPVLVDDSTWTLTSASDGTKTVEIHLDKVNKMEWWAHVVTTAPKIDVSKITPDTSKLSDLDGETRGMVEKMMWDQRQKEQGLPTSDEQKKFDILKKFQAEHPEMDFSNAKIS, encoded by the exons ATGgccgacaacaacgacaagcCCG AACCCACccccgccgaggaggccgccgcccgcgccaaggaggccgaggagcagaGCGCGTTGCCGTACAAGTGGCAACAGaccatcgccgacgtcgacatcaccTTCAGCGTCCCCGGGAACTTCAAGAGCAGGgacctcgtcatcgacatcaagaagaccaagatcTCGGCCGGCGTCAAGGGACAGGAGCCCATCATTAGC GGCGACCTCTCCCaccccgtcctcgtcgatgactCGACCTGGACCctcacctcggcctcggatgGCACCAAGACGGTTGAGATCCACCTCGACAAGGTTAACAAGATGGAGTGGTGGGCGCACGTCGTCACGACGGCGCCCAAGATCGATGTCTCCAAGATCACGCCCGACACGAGCAAGCTGtcggacctcgacggcgagaccCGCGGCATGGTCGAGAAGATGATGTGGGACCAGCGCCAGAAGGAGCAGGGCCTGCCCACCTCGGACGAGCAGAAGAAGTTCGACATCCTCAAGAAGTTTCAGGCCGAGCACCCTGAGATGGACTTTAGCAACGCCAAGATCAGCTAG
- a CDS encoding Putative glycoside hydrolase family 31, galactose mutarotase-like domain superfamily, whose protein sequence is MAPNDWFNRREWKEIRGDDATAFWTTSIWWIATSIVLVQCLWMLYSRRSLKQQFEKEEKRRGMFARAPLLLPAAAVMALCTMAGVADLGRPFAQQYLASTSIASGTSQFTVPASAIEGALLIPNIEDPESTDPQSVCPGYTASHIQTTSHGFTADLDLAGSACNVYGNDVEALSLVVEYLATDRLHVQVLPRYIDARNSTWFILPEELIPKPAADGKASSDGSNSDLEFKWTNEPTFGFNVSRKSTGDVLFTTAGTKLVFEDQFFEFASPLPENYNLYGLGEVIHSFKLNNNLTRTLYAADVGDPIDGNIYGSHPIYLDTRYYQVNSDSKEAVYVANATDKNAEYTSYTHGVFLRNSHAQEILLRESNITWRGLGGTIDLYFYAGPTADAVMKSYQKTTVGLPAMQQYWTFGFHQCRWGYTSWDNLQEVADDFAKFKIPLETIWADIDYMNQYRDFENDANSWSYEDAARVLGSLHKNGQHFVPIVDSAIYSPNSDNASDAYPTYDRGVDADAFMLNPDGSLYIGEVWPGYTVFPDWIGAVLNGSRTFEWWKTELATWSDKVAFDGIWIDMSEVSSFCVGSCGSDNLTLNPAHPPFLLPGEPGNEVLEYPEGFGRTNGTEAASVSSLSSSLAAARTATAAIPSSSPSTTTSYLRTTPTPGVRNVNYPPYVINNIQGDLAVHAVSPNATHHGGTQEYDFHNLFGHQILNATYQALLSVLPGKRPFIIGRSTFAGSGKWAGHWGGDNASLWAYMFFSIPQALAFSIFGVPMFGVDTCGFSGNTDMELCARWMQLSAFFPFYRNHNVLGAIPQEPYRWAAVADASRAAMAIRYALLPYVYTAFHRAHKQGDTVMKALAWEFADEPWLAGADRQFLLGPAVMVTPCLEQGASTVDGVFPGVGKGAVWYDWYNQSAITGVSTGQNVTIDAPLGHIPVYIRGGYVIPTQEPGLTTAESRSNPWGLLVALDDKGTAKGSLYVDDGESLEQEATLTVELSASENSLKATPSGEFEDSNSLGTVTVMGVQGDVSAVTLDGRDLDGASWTFDSTTRALHIHGLQSRTSEGAWSSAWELVWS, encoded by the exons ATGGCGCCAAATGACTGGTTCAATCGGCGGGAATGGAAGGAAATAAGAGGAGACGACGCGACGGCGTTCTGGACGACCTCGATCTGGTGGATTGCCACATCCATCGTCCTCGTGCAGTGTCTCTGGATGCTGTACTCCCGCCGCTCGCTCAAGCAGCAATtcgagaaagaagagaagcgGCGCGGCATGTTCGCCCGCgcacccctcctcctgccGGCAGCCGCCGTCATGGCGCTCTGCACGATGGCAGGAGTCGCGGATCTCGGACGGCCGTTTGCACAACAGTACCTGGCCTCAACGTCCATCGCCAGCGGCACTTCTCAGTTCACAGTTCCCGCATCAGCAATCGAGGGTGCTCTTCTCATCCCCAACATCGAGGATCCCGAGTCAACGGACCCGCAGAGTGTCTGTCCGGGATACACGGCTTCGCACATCCAGACGACTTCTCATGGATTCACGGCTGACCTCGATCTGGCCGGCTCAGCTTGCAATGTGTATGGGAACGACGTCGAGGCTCTAtctctcgtcgtcgagtaCCTGGCAACGGACCGTCTTCATGTCCAGGTTCTGCCGCGGTACATCGATGCCCGTAATTCCACTTGGTTCATCCTCCCCGAAGAGCTCATCCCGAAACCCGCTGCAGACGGTAAGGCGAGTTCCGACGGCTCAAACAGCGATCTTGAGTTCAAGTGGACGAACGAGCCGACGTTCGGGTTTAACGTCTCGAGAAAAAGCACCGGCGACGTTTTATTCACGACTGCCGGGACGAAGCTGGTGTTTGAGGACCAGTTCTTCGAGTTCGCTTCACCGCTTCCCGAAAATTACAATCTATATGGGCTTGGCGAGGTCATCCATAGCTTCAAGCTCAATAACAACCTTACTC GAACCCTCTATGCTGCTGATGTCGGGGATCCCATTGATGGAAACATCTACGGTTCTCACCCTATCTATCTCGACACGCGCTACTACCAAGTCAATTCCGATTCCAAAGAGGCTGTCTACGTTGCAAATGCCACGGACAAGAACGCAGAGTACACGTCGTACACCCACGGCGTCTTCCTACGTAATTCTCATGCACAAGAGATCCTCCTGCGTGAATCAAACATCACCTGGAGGGGACTTGGCGGAACTATCGACCTGTACTTCTACGCCGGTCCGACGGCGGATGCCGTGATGAAATCTTACCAGAAGACCACTGTCGGGTTGCCTGCGATGCAGCAGTACTGGACCTTTGGCTTCCATCAGTGCCGATGGGGCTATACGAGCTGGGACAACTTGCAAGAGGTTGCCGACGACTTTGCCAAGTTTAAGATCCCTCTGGAGACGATTTGGG CCGACATCGATTACATGAACCAATACCGGGATTTCGAGAATGATGCAAACTCGTGGAGCTACGAGGACGCCGCTCGCGTTCTGGGCAGCCTACACAAGAACGGGCAGCATTTCGTGCCCATCGTCGACTCGGCAATCTACTCACCCAACTCCGACAACGCCAGTGACGCTTATCCAACATACGACCGCGGGGTCGATGCAGACGCTTTCATGCTCAACCCCGACGGGTCCCTCTACATCGGCGAAGTCTGGCCAGGCTATACCGTGTTCCCCGACTGGATCGGTGCCGTGCTTAACGGTAGCAGGACCTTCGAGTGGTGGAAGACGGAGTTGGCGACCTGGTCTGACAAGGTGGCCTTCGATGGCATCTGGATTGACATGTCCGAGGTTTCGTCCTTCTGCGTTGGCAGCTGCGGCAGCGACAATCTCACTCTCAACCCTGcccacccccctttcttACTCCCTGGTGAGCCCGGCAACGAAGTCCTCGAATATCCCGAAGGCTTCGGCAGGACAAACGGTACCGAGGCCGCCTCGGTATCGTCTCTCTCGTCGTCTCTCGCCGCAGCGAggaccgccaccgccgctaTCCCTTCGTCCTCCCCGTCCACGACAACCTCATACCTACGCACCACACCGACCCCGGGTGTCCGTAACGTCAACTACCCGCCCTATGTGATCAATAACATCCAGGGCGACCTCGCCGTGCACGCCGTCTCGCCCAACGCGACCCACCACGGTGGCACCCAGGAGTACGACTTCCACAATCTCTTCGGCCACCAGATCCTTAACGCGACCTACCAGGCACTCCTCTCCGTCTTACCTGGGAAACGGCCCTTCATCATAGGCCGCTCGACCTTCGCTGGGTCCGGCAAGTGGGCCGGGCACTGGGGCGGTGACAACGCCTCACTCTGGGCGTACATGTTCTTCTCGATCCCGCAGGCACTTGCCTTCAGCATCTTCGGCGTGCCCATGTTCGGCGTCGACACGTGCGGCTTCAGCGGCAATACGGACATGGAGTTGTGCGCACGGTGGATGCAGCTCAGtgccttcttccccttctaCCGGAACCACAACGTGCTTGGGGCGATCCCGCAGGAGCCGTACCGGTgggccgctgtcgccgacgCATCGCGGGCTGCGATGGCGATTCGGTACGCGTTGCTGCCGTACGTGTACACCGCGTTCCATAGGGCGCACAAACAGGGCGATACGGTCATGAAGGCGTTGGCGTGGGAGTTTGCGGACGAGCCGTGGCTTGCCGGCGCAGACAGGCAGTTCCTCCTCGGGCCGGCCGTCATGGTCACGCCTTGCCTCGAGCAAGGGGCCAGCACTGTCGACGGTGTCTTCCCCGGCGTCGGTAAGGGTGCCGTGTGGTATGATTGGTACAACCAGTCTGCGATCACAGGTGTCTCAACCGGGCAAAACGTAACTATCGACGCGCCCCTAGGGCATATACCGGTGTACATCCGCGGTGGCTACGTTATCCCGACGCAGGAGCCGGGcctgacgacggccgagagcagATCCAACCCGTGGGGCTTGCTGGTTGCGCTCGATGACAAGGGGACCGCCAAGGGCAGTCTTTacgtggacgacggcgagagcTTGGAGCAGGAGGCCACGCTTACCGTGGAG CTCTCTGCATCGGAGAATTCACTGAAGGCCACCCCGTCTGGCGAGTTCGAAGACTCCAACTCTCTCGGGACCGTGACGGTGATGGGCGTCCAGGGCGATGTTTCGGCTGTGACCCTTGATGGACGGGATCTCGACGGCGCAAGCTGGACCTTCGACTCGACCACCCGCGCGCTTCATATTCATGGTCTACAGTCTCGTACGTCCGAAGGTGCGTGGTCATCGGCTTGGGAGCTCGTCTGGTCTTGA
- a CDS encoding Putative Zinc finger, CCCH-type, CPSF complex subunit CPSF4, with protein MAAVAPRPETTHILNHAPTATSFSFTPFLRQTYRHELSSDRPQCKSFLAGHCPLGASCPDRHASSTSSNPSGGPSLVCKHWLRGLCKKGESCEFLHEYNLRKMPECNFFMRNGYCSNGEECLYLHIDPQSKLPPCPHYDKGFCPLGPRCSKKHVRRKLCAYYLVGFCPEGPGCKYGAHPRWRTDLEKPSAKVEGEDEPKRDAEREDGESFQQQRDRQRDMHDDRGHGDRRHGGRGGKWRDRGNRRFRGRGH; from the coding sequence ATGGCAGCTGTCGCGCCCCGGCCGGAAACAACTCACATCCTCAATCAcgccccgacggcgacgtcgttcTCCTTCACGCCGTTCCTCCGCCAGACCTACCGCCACGAGCTCTCGTCGGACCGCCCGCAATGCAAGTCGTTCCTCGCAGGTCACTGccccctcggcgcctccTGCCCCGATCGCCacgcgtcgtcgacatcatcaaACCCGTCGGGCGGGCCCTCGCTCGTCTGTAAGCACTGGCTCCGCGGCCTTTGCAAGAAGGGTGAGTCGTGTGAGTTCCTGCACGAGTATAACCTGCGCAAGATGCCCGAGTGCAACTTCTTCATGCGCAACGGCTACTGCTCCAACGGCGAGGAGTGTCTGTACCTCCACATCGACCCCCAGTCCAAGCTGCCACCCTGTCCGCACTACGACAAGGGCTTCTGCCCGTTGGGCCCGCGCTGCAGCAAGAAGCACGTCCGGAGGAAGCTGTGTGCGTACTACCTGGTCGGATTCTGCCCCGAGGGGCCTGGCTGCAAGTACGGCGCGCACCCGCGGTGGAGGACAGACCTGGAGAAGCCGAgcgccaaggtcgagggcgaagacgagccCAAGAGGGATGCGGAGAGGGAAGACGGCGAATCgttccagcagcagcgcgaTAGGCAGAGGGACATGCACGACGACCGCGGACACGGGGACCGGAGGCACGGCGGCCGTGGAGGCAAGTGGCGCGATCGGGGTAACAGGAGGTTCCGCGGCCGTGGTCACTGA
- a CDS encoding Putative prefoldin has translation MAAVRDSFLDLEKHRLLLEDNIAKLQKALHHWQQWDAEYESLKEEIESVSQPASREDLARIRRDFEGEVVDKKEINDLFGRVDLKPAEQVVNLLSRRIEYVSKNIETLEKQLESAQQKHAAASVVSNPDVRDEDGLPITEIIEELDEEGNVVSSRLQRPGDSSAQLKEILAKAGVKDIPAGKPREPEKVEAIVEDVTNEPPLEEPMAPAPVEHAAAVAKETELEATADDTVAIKKSVSFAEDTKPPTEPQASRTAQRVEEIMQTAKQQEELGRQPPVLPENESEEDAFLRREMLKYGMEEVGAVVAELNLEEGSDDEEDWEYEYSDLEEDEEDKFGRSKTSVLDEGYHQRMLELEKRLGVKSRFTEKVEAETEESDDDQQGIGRIVVSQGDKGKAVEPVKSSPAPAASILRTASSTESDDGKKSVRFAQSLDIAAEKEAPAPASAAPPSAPEPIVEPLSDIVERTGPSKQTVRPSRKTSRFKTQKAAPTVVDDGFVPMGPRDVPSRFLDQDRPTAPTGPEGKTLADAVIEKESKALDEDAYDDEFIDQDLADEYHRQRRNFIQKQGGFLQEDTSVVRPLDEADGGQRISKFKAARLSKQ, from the coding sequence ATGGCAGCAGTCAGAGACAGCTTTCTCGATCTTGAAAAGCATCGTTTGCTGCTCGAGGACAACATTGCCAAGCTGCAGAAGGCTTTGCATCACTGGCAACAATGGGATGCAGAGTATGAGTCCTTGAAAGAGGAGATCGAGTCTGTCTCCCAGCCTGCCAGCCGAGAAGATCTAGCGCGCATTCGCAGAGACTTtgagggcgaggtcgtcgacaagaaggagatcaACGACTTATTCGGCCGGGTCGATCTCAAGCCAGCCGAGCAGGTCGTCAATCTGCTGTCGCGTCGCATCGAGTACGTGTCAAAGAACATCGAGACACTCGAAAAGCAGCTTGAGTCTGCCCAACAGAAACATGCCGCTGCCAGCGTCGTCAGCAATCCAGACGTCCGGGACGAGGATGGTCTTCCTATAACAGAGATcatcgaggagctcgatGAGGAGGGAAACGTTGTCTCTAGCCGGCTACAGCGGCCTGGCGACTCTAGCGCCCAGCTCAAGGAGATTCTGGCCAAGGCCGGTGTCAAAGACATACCTGCCGGGAAGCCTCGGGAACCCGAGAAGGTTGAGGCTATCGTTGAAGATGTCACCAACGAGCCTCCCCTTGAGGAGCCCATGGCACCTGCGCCCGTCGagcatgctgctgctgttgcaaAAGAgacggagctcgaggccacAGCAGACGACACTGTCGCCATCAAGAAGTCAGTTTCCTTCGCCGAGGACACTAagccgccgacggagccgcAAGCATCAAGGACCGCCCAGCGCGTGGAGGAAATTATGCAAACCGCCAAGCAGCAGGAAGAGCTCGGCCGCCAACCACCAGTCCTACCCGAGAACGAGTCTGAGGAAGATGCCTTTCTCCGTCGAGAGATGCTCAAGTACGGCATGGAAGAGGTCGGAGCAGTGGTGGCTGAGCTCAATCTCGAGGAAGGTTctgatgacgaggaggactgGGAGTACGAGTACTCCGACCttgaagaggacgaagaggacaaGTTTGGTCGATCCAAGACCAGCGTGCTCGACGAGGGATACCATCAGAGAATGTTGGAGCTCGAGAAACGGCTCGGAGTCAAGTCTCGCTTCACTGAAAAGGTTGAAGCAGAGACGGAGGAGTCGGATGATGATCAGCAAGGCATCGGCCGCATTGTGGTGAGCCAGGgcgacaagggcaaggcggTGGAGCCTGTCAAGTCATCACCTGCTCCCGCTGCGTCCATTCTACGcacggcttcgtcgaccgAGTCGGATGACGGCAAGAAGAGTGTTCGCTTTGCTCAAAGCCTGGACATTGCCGCTGAGAAAGaggcaccggcaccggcatcagctgcgccgccgtcagcacCCGAACCCATCGTGGAGCCTCTGAGCGACATTGTTGAGCGCACTGGTCCCTCGAAGCAGACAGTTAGGCCCAGCCGTAAGACATCTCGTTTCAAGACACAGAAGGCCGCCCCTactgtcgtcgacgatggatTCGTTCCGATGGGTCCGCGCGACGTACCCTCGCGGTTCCTCGACCAGGACAGGCCGACAGCCCCAACAGGCCCTGAGGGCAAGACGCTGGCGGATGCGGTCATCGAGAAGGAAAGCAAAGCtctcgacgaagacgccTACGATGACGAGTTCATCGATCAAGATCTCGCGGACGAGTATCATCGTCAGAGGCGCAACTTCATTCAGAAGCAAGGCGGCTTCCTGCAGGAAGACACGTCTGTGGTCCGGCCCCTTGACGAAGCCGATGGTGGTCAACGGATCAGCAAGTTCAAGGCTGCTCGACTTTCCAAGCAGTAG